The Populus nigra chromosome 4, ddPopNigr1.1, whole genome shotgun sequence genome contains the following window.
TGAACACTTGTAGAATTGAAATCGTTTCTAGTCAAACCCTAATGTTTCAAATGGAATGTTGATGTCGATTCGTTAAGCTTGATGCAGCTTGGTTTGACATTGTGATATGAGAGGGTTGAAAGCTACTGTTACGAGTTGACCCGGAATCCTCTGCCAAACTCACTAGTGGAGTTTACCAGGCTACTTGGAGGTCGACCATGGTAGTAAAATTGAGGATGTGAAATAATTGGACAGTTTTTGTGTGGAAATttgtgattgagaattgagattgGAAAGCTAGCAAAAGCTTTTGATCACGCAGGTTAATTATCCAGTTCAAGACCAACAagcttttatcttattaatcattgtaaaaaaacCCGGATTAGCTCAACAAGTCAACCTAAAACCTAGCCGATTTTAAACTTAAATTGGTCTagcttgaaagaaaaaaaattgattggtcGGTTAAAAAACCAGATTAACCAGCTGATTTGATCAGTCTGAAATGATCTGATCAAAATCTAACCTTTAACAGGttgaatttttcttaaaaaatgataaatatgacGTGGTTTTGCCCTCTCCGACCCAGGCCAGTTTTTACAAGTAAGGTATTTATCAATTTGTGTTAACATTGCTGCAACCTGCAAATTACTGTTACTATTCAAAACATGCTTCCATGTAGTGATGGTGGTATTATGTGTTATTTTCCCTTCTGATCCGTCTACAAATGTTCATCAAAGTATCTTCACATCATAAAGTCACAACTCAATTCACCTCAAATTACACGTTCAAGATTCAGATGAAGAACAGGGGGCGGCGCTGCAATGAGCTGAAAGCCACcatgatatttttattcatcaacATTCAATTTCTATCTAGGCGGAAGCATTGACTGCAATTTTCAACCCCCAGTCACAGTGACTGGGGAGACTGCATATAAAATAGTTTTGTCCCTCCTTCAGCTTGATCGTATCTTTTCCACTTGTGTAAGTGCTGGAGCTCGGAGAAACTGTGCAGCCATCGTAGCCATCGACATCTACAGTGGCCACATCATGCAATGAAGGATCGTAGTTGAAAACTGTTCATCAAGAAAACACAGCACTGAAGTTAATATAGTTACCATAACAATTATAGAagacaaataattataattatgtggTGGTTCTCAGCATTTTACTCAGGCTGTCGCCGGCCTTGAACTTTTTCCCATCTGTCCAACTCTGGATGTTGAAAGTCCAGCCCGAGGTGTCACCGACGGTGAAAGTAGCTGCCTTGGCGATGGCGATCTTGAATTGGAGTGATAGAATGACAAGAAGAGTACTAGCCAGAACTACGCCGATCGCACTGCATCTTCCCTGGCGAGCCATTTCAGCAATTAGCaagaattaattgattcttGAAAGAGTTATTTTTATGTGAATCCTGAAGTGCATgcttgagttatttttatagAGAGTTTTGTAGACAGGAACTGTTgattatgttatgtttttttttttaaaatcaattggaTTAGGTTGTTGGAAAGTAcgtgttgtttattttttaaagtgttttttatttataaatatattaaaataataatatttttattttaaaaaaattatttttaacttcaacatatcaaaatgatctaaaatactaaaacaaatattaatttgtagtaaagaaaaaaaataaaaaattttaattttttttaaaatatttttaaaactcaaaaacaaacaagatataAGACACACCTATCGTTGgtaaattttgacaaaaaaaaaaaacaataataataaaaattaatttttattaactatattctctttaaaagggTAAAATCTTGGTAGTCAAGATTAGAAACATTCCTAAATTGAAccagggatttttttttttttttagttatctttgtttttttctagatatgctttaaaatatttaattaatttgattttaattaattaggttgATTTAACTAGCTAGTTtgtatgttatttttcatattaattttataaatgattgaATGTCAGAatctccaaaaacaaaattatctcTATACTTTATGATTACAAGTAACATTAGGgcttaaaaaactcaaactttGTTCTTCCGCTGTACGCTGCATAAAGGCAAGAAAGGTCAGTTTTTGGGTATCAAATGCCCGCCCGTGAACCTTTCCCCATTTCTTTAATAGCTTGTGGGTCGATGTCATCATGTGAAGACATATATAGTCGAGGAAGTTTGGGTAAATAAACcacttatgatttttatttagttctcTAAATTAGTGTATTTTTGTTAcccattaaattttatttattattttttatttttcaaatgacaAAGCAACACAACAACAATGGCAAAAAGAGAGCAAGAAAACTACGAGGAAAAGTAAAGTAATTTCTTCTTTATCACTGtatattaacaaatat
Protein-coding sequences here:
- the LOC133692911 gene encoding basic blue protein-like; its protein translation is MARQGRCSAIGVVLASTLLVILSLQFKIAIAKAATFTVGDTSGWTFNIQSWTDGKKFKAGDSLIFNYDPSLHDVATVDVDGYDGCTVSPSSSTYTSGKDTIKLKEGQNYFICSLPSHCDWGLKIAVNASA